In the Glycine max cultivar Williams 82 chromosome 19, Glycine_max_v4.0, whole genome shotgun sequence genome, aacttgGAAGATAAAGAATTGTTGGCAACTAAATTGGAAAGTTGTTTACCAGGCTACTGCAGGTAACTTTGTGCGGAGTGAGATACACCttgaaagtaataaaatttggtACTTGATGGTATAATGAGTGACATCTTGGGAATGATTTTGGTAGGCTACTACTCTTGAATATGGTGAGAAAGAATACACTCTTACCATAATAAGTTAATGACACTTAATGATCTCCGGTCAGGTGATAAAAATCTCTTAGTACTGTCCACCCTGCTACAATGGTTGGTTTGTCCAAATCATGATTGTAGACAATGGTATGGAAATTTCCATCCTTGTCAATGAAATTCCATAAGCGGCCAAGTATGTCTTTCCACCTCACAGCAAATGATGTACTAACTCCACCGTAAATCTACATTTGATATAACAAAATAAGGTTGGTTAGTtatacaaaataacaaaataatgatatgttaattaaatcaaaatgaagatgaCCTGGTCCTTAGCGTTAACGGTGTTTAAAATAGTATCTGGTGGAACCGCGACCTTCAGCATGATCTTGGCCATTTCGCAGCATTGTTTGTGCTCTTCATTTGTTAATTCTAACATAATTAACATTCAAGCATGATATAACAAAATTGGCATTCAATTAGCAGTCATGATGAACACCAATTCATTCTTAGCAATTGGCAGAATTATTAATCTATTAACTTGACATATATTAGAAAGAAACCATTTTTAGCAATTGCCAAAGCTAACTAACTACATACATGTCACATGTGTGAATAAACGTATCAATATGAAAGGTAAACATTCTTACTAGGCAGAGTTGCAAGAACCATTTCCAGTTTCTCATTGAGGGTGCTTAACCTTGATGGTGATGGAGCAGAGCTTGAATGTCCTGTTTCTATCTTCATCAATtctgaaatatatttgaaatttttgtcaGCAATCCATAAGATTCGTAAGGTGTCTacactatattatttttaattaaaaaaaattaaaaaaaatcatacggaTCACTGATCCGTATGGTTCATACactaaatttaacaaaatcacaaaaaataaaaaattaaaagaataactacaatttttttttaccaaacataacactatttaaaaataactttttttttaaaaaaaaaataccatacgGATTAGTGATCTGTATTGATCCGTATGGCCAAAATACTAATTAAATGAATTGTCACTTTTTTGTCCTACCAATATAAtctaatgtttatttttcaaatctaatctaatctaaaaTGTAATCTAATCTTACTAATAACtaacataaatatttcatacataaaatcaataataaaaaaataaatcataaactaataaaatcaatactaaataatttataaaataattcacatttaaatattttcaattaaaaataattcataattttttgaaaaaataaaaacaatttttttagaaaaaacctGCATACGGATTGTAATCTGTATGACCCATACGGATTAGTATGACTCATACAGATTACTGATCCGTATGACCCATACAGATTACTAATTCGTATGATTCATACGGATTGATAATCCGTATGAATCATACGGATCAACAATCTATATAGGTCATACGGATTATCGATCCGTAcgggttattttttttttcttccaaaaatgtcattttttctggcgaccaacaacaacaaaccaCCTAAATGATTCAAAACATCAACAATATTCAACAAAATAACaccaacaaacaacaacaaaccaAATACAAACAATATTGAGAGGGAGACAAGAGAACTTACCTGCAGCGGGAGAGGAAGCAGCCACCAACATGAAGAAGCTACAACAGGAGAGGAAGCCGGAGGACAGAACGAAGGAGAGAAGACGACGGTGACCAACAAGGAGAAGAGCCACCTACGCGGAGGAGAGAACTGAAAAGGAGAAGTTGAAGCGCGGAGGagagaatgaaggagaagacAAAGCAGCGCTGCGGGAGGAGTGAACAAGTGACTCGTACGGATGAGTCACTgttcatttatatattaaatgggTAAAGGGTATTTTAGCCCTTTCATCTGGGGTGCTGGGTGTCCCagcaaaaatgctgggtgcCCTAGCAATCCCCAAGATAAAATTGATCTGGGATACGTAGACTTTTGGGGCATCCAATGTAATGGGCTGTAGTTATGGGTTCTTCTAAGTCTTAACGTGAGTGGTAATTTTAGTATGTGTTATAAATTGTTTGGCTCAACCAATTGAGCAATGTGTTCGAGGCTTTAATTAGAAATATATGACTAATTCAGATGCTTCATttgttacaaaaaaataaataaattctacaGTTCAAATCTTTTTGCAATATCTAAAATCTAGTTTTCTTcgagattattattatttacttataACCAATAAATTTCATGTTTCAATGTTAATAAACTAAATTACTCAATTTTTACAATtgtaaaattttctaaaattttactaTAGCAAAGTTTtcaattccttatttttttaatataatctcCTAAAACTCTAAATGACCAATAGAAACATTATTCTCAAAATAGaaaaggagaaataatttttttggttgttaCAGTGACAAATATTGAGAGTGATATAACTTGACTGCTGAAAAGAATATGTTACAATATTGCAAGGGTAACTGATGTTTATATACATGAAGGTAATTGCCATGGAACGCATTGGTGGCATAATAACTAACCCTGACTAATTGAGTAATTGAATAAGTAATTGGTTTCATTTGAAATTAACTTATCATAAAAATGAGCAAAATCCCAAGCAAATTGCAATAAATGGGATCATTTTGGAATTGGGGGATgatattcaagaatcaagattaggCATAGTTGGGCAAAAATTTGGAGCTCATTCATTCGCTGGATCATGCAAATGTCTACCATGCTTATATAGGTTGTTTTTAGCACATTCATGAAAGATTTGCACGTCTagtgatttttatgttttcacaTGGTCATgccgaaaatgaatttttttcatgtgAGATTTTTCACATGAATTCTCTTATGTAAAAATCTCTACCATCAAAATTTcatgtcttctttttttattatttaaattttctctcttatttttaattaaagactAAGATTTCACATGATAAAATTGTCACATGAAAGGGTCCAAACCCTAGTCATGCCACCTTGAAtaacatacaaaaaataatctatTAGTAACTAAACTTAAtgataaatatgtaatattCGTCACTAACATGAAAATCACTAAAATTTGggttacaaatttttaaaatttacatataaattGACACATTACtaaagttaacttttttttaggtACACTCTTGCAACCAGTCAATGATGTTTGTCCGAGTTAGAAAAACATCTTTGATGCTTTCCCAAATTTATAACATTGTGTTTCTTTATTCAATGGaggttgtttaattattttgaatattatgTTAGAAATTTACCACTCTTAATTCtgttttagttaattaattgaCCAACAAACCGTACgtactaaaattaattaataaagcaCCATTAATTATTCTAGGTTTTCTTGCTTGAAATgggtgttaataatttttttttctttttctttcaagaaaaataattctaGGTATTCCTTTTTAAAAGTCTCTGTTAACAATTATATTGCTAATTTGAAATAAATCTATACCAGACCGGCACGCATCTAACTTATTACAAACTCAAAACGTaccaaaacaaatttgaattaCAAACAAAAGACTGGAAAAATAAGAGAGTCAAACATgcatgttaataaaatataattaaggaaaaatGTATTCatactctaattttaatttaggttTTAATTacatcttctaattttttattcaatttcgttcttttattttcaatttttatgaatTCGAGAGActacataaaagaaaatttagataaaaaaaaaaacttcacaaaattaaataaataaattaatgagcCAGTGGTGAGGAGCCTGAGCCGGCTCACTGGGAACTGAAGTGGCTAACTGGCTTTTGGCTGCACGAGGTCAAAGAAATCGCACCACACACACACCAGACACAACTAGTTCAATTTTAATGATGAAAAACGCTATCCGTTTACCGGTTGCTGGACGACAAGTCGTTTCAACAAAAACTATTGTAATCATTTCACTTATCATTACCCCTCGTCAAAAATGCAAGTTTCCGGCACATCACCATAACGATAAAATTTCCAGCACTTTTGCaagttattattcttattttcatttctgtttttaaattaaaaaattataaattaaccaACAAGTAGTAGTGAATAGTATTAAACTTAATCCTCTTAGTTAAAGTTCCagattaaaaatttatgaatgaaaaatatgattaattttttttttactaatataactaattaaatttttcaacgAAGATTGattaaagtttataaatatatcaataacatgataaaagaattataaataaactgaatatttttatgagaaaaaaaatatgcatctttccaaaatattaaaaaattcctCCATAATAACGACAGTCCTTGATTCCCATTTTCCACGAAAAACGGTCAAAACGAAAGGTGAATTGACATCACTTCACTCCAAGcccaaagaaaatgaaacacaaCACAGCAAAACAAAGACAACGAAAGCGACAACAACTTCGTCCAGACACGACGCCGTTTCTCGCCGCTACTGTTCTCTCCTCAACAAAAAGATTACCCTTTTCATGCGTCCATATCCAACAACACagtaaaaaaatccaaacctTGTGCCGTTTTCTCCAAAACCAAACAATCCGaaagaacaaataaataaagagaaaacagtaaaataaaattaacttttttttttttttttgcatttcgCCTTCTATCTTTACAAAAACAAGCAAACCATAACAAACCCAAATAAGTATCAcccagaaaaaccaaaaagaataataataataaaaagagcatgaaactcgaaagaaagaaattaaagaaagaagattGATTAACAAGTCAGTAAgaagctgctgctgctgctgctgcaagtagtagtagtagtagtgtaTCCAAAATGgaatgaaagaagaagagaCTCACAAAAGGACCACTTCATCCCTTTCctctgataataataataataataaacactgtttaataaaacctttttttttcctctctcatatatattttttttgtttatttatacttAGATAGCGTTAGTTGGGTGGGTCTACTTTTCAGAGCCAGAGAGCACCGGCTTCTTTGAGGAGAGGAACAAGGGTGCCGTTGATGTGGCATGCCATGACCCGGTCCATGGTTCCGACAAGCTTGCCACCGATGAAGACGACAGGGACCACCGAGGGGGTTCCAAGGAGCCGCATGAGGGCGCGTTCGAGGTCCTTGCCTCTTGGATCCTCGTCCAGCTCGTGCACGGTTGGGTTCACACCCATGCCGCAGAAGAGCCTCTTGATGGCGTGGCACATGCAGCACGTGCTCACGCTGAATATCACCACCGCGCTCTCCGACGCCAGCCTCTCTATGCGCTCCAGCGGGTCCCCCACTACCGCCGCCGCCGCGTTCCGAGGGGCCGCCACGTAGCTCCCCCACCACGCCGCCGCCGCTGCTTGGTAATGCATTCTCAGAAGAATTTTATGTGATGAAAGAATGACACGCAAAATGTATGAAAATGAGAGTGAGAATGTAGTGGGTTTGGCTTGGTTTGTTTGTGTGGGGAATGAGGGGGTGGAGGGGTGGTATTTATAGAGGTAATAAATAACTGAACAAAATACTGGACACTGCCTCCGTGGATCATGTTGATATTGCTGGTTTAGGATTTGTTAAAGGTTGCTAACTGGTGTTATTTTGATAtgttataagaaattaaaaatatatatttattatataaatcatgagaaagtataaaaaataattataaataacattattttacacatttaaattttaaaaaaaatcctcttaattttttaacaataattttgcacatttgccgttgttaaataataatgaaagtgTTTTACTAGAATATAATAATATGGAAAAGTTGGTCACACTCTCATCACTGGTCGTCACCTATGCGatgtaagagagagagagtgtgttCGTGAAAGGGAGTGGATTTTGTGTGATTAAAATTAAGTAACTACTTATGATTAATGGAAAATTCCACTTTTCGTCTTTAGAGTGTCATAATCAATAATGAGGTTTATTTGCTTGAGGTTGAGACGGGCAGTTCTTCCTGGGGCCATGATTATGTTAGGGGAAAAGGGATTTGTCCATAATGCTGTTTGCGTGAGAGTTTGGGAGACAATATCAATTCTTTTCTAGGCTAGCCTACATGTATTAAGGGTAaggagaaaataagaaaggagtataatatatatatatattaattatctcatttttataaattgaaactaaaatttattggatgcaagttcaatttttttctaggaccattaaaatcttatttggtatgcaagtcttttttttttcttatcaattgGTGGTGTTCATATGTAAGCTAATTAAGTAGTTACAATTCAGCAACACATTATTTAACATTcttttgaacataattttttattaaaatttattgtaaataataaaatttgatactTCTCActacaaatttaataattttttttgtcattttataattttaaaaacaattaattaataacaaaatatctgtTGATAAGTGTTTTATGATAAATGTGTTAATAAGTTTTAGAAAGCATACTGATAATAATTCTTGTAATCCTAACATGTCATTATCTATGAAtactataatataaataataatgttattaaaaataattttattcgaatcagatataattattataaatgataaaattattttatatatcttaACATGTCATTATCTATGAATACTATAATTATaagactatttatttattttgaatttaaggtAGAAGATGGAAGGTGGtattatatatcttatttaaGGGTGTTATAAGGATGGAAATTAGTTAAAGAGATATTAATTGATGGGAGGGAGAAAGGGAAAGGGGGACAGAGAGGACAGGCTTTTACAGGAGGGAGTTGTTGGGTAATAGACGGCTGAATCCGTCCTTGTTGTCGGCCCTAGGCGATCAAAAGGCCATCACGAACCTCTGTATTTCTGTTTCTTCCAATTCACACCTCTGCTTTTCCTCACTTCCATTGCCTTCATTTGCTATTAGACTCAGCGTCATTATtagctttacattttttaaattacccATAAACTTTGTATGGTACCTAAATGTACAAAGCCTAATGCACGCACTATTAGTTTTCATGATGGGTATCAATACCAAATATTTCTTACCATTAAGAccttaaatttaacaaataataataataataatgcaccCATATGGTAAGCAAGTTTCTTACTTCTTTATCTGGAATTAAACAGTAAACAAAAATATACCTatgcatatatttatatatatacatcactTTTTGCTTAactatgattttattatatcattacaattacttttattttatttaaatatacttatattttgATTCCATTGCGTTTTTCTGAGTACTACGTAATGTGATTTTTTATAGATGCGTaagaaacatttttcaaaaaaaaagaagaaagaaacagtgataataattaatacatgcgagtaatataaattactttttgtATGATCTAACATAATTAAGTTAAAGTACGTAGCATGGTGTATTTTAAAGGACAACGTATAAATTTCTCGCGATTTATATAACATCATAATATGCTTTCCTGATAACataatgttttcttaatttcttatgcTTATATAGATGAAAGGAAGTTAAAGCAATgtaaaaaat is a window encoding:
- the LOC100818026 gene encoding glutaredoxin-C1, which produces MHYQAAAAAWWGSYVAAPRNAAAAVVGDPLERIERLASESAVVIFSVSTCCMCHAIKRLFCGMGVNPTVHELDEDPRGKDLERALMRLLGTPSVVPVVFIGGKLVGTMDRVMACHINGTLVPLLKEAGALWL